One part of the Nitrosophilus kaiyonis genome encodes these proteins:
- the leuS gene encoding leucine--tRNA ligase: MQYNPKEIEKKWQKFWIENRYSEPEEDYNKDKRYILSMFPYPSGRIHMGHVRNYAIGDAIARYYRKMDKNVLHPIGWDAFGMPAENAAIKMGVHPKKWTYENIDYMRGELDSLGLSFSKNREFATCDELYTKWEQNFIIDMWEKGLLYKKAAMVNWCPHDKTVLANEQVIEGKCWRCDTEVVQKEMDQYFLKITDYAGELLDDLKKLEGKWPSQVIAMQRNWIGRSEGLEFDFYFDEQSKNILNNHFEKFKVFTTRPDTIYGVSYTALAPEHEIVKYLIENNLLPKEDIQKIKKMQNTPPRERAQAEKEGIFLNLYVIHPLTKEKVPVWVANFVLTEYGSGAVMAVPAHDERDFEFAKKYNLPIKYVIKPKNGEIDKTKAYTESGILFDSGEFSSLDSETAKKKIIEYFEKNGLGRKTINFKLKDWLVSRQRYWGTPIPLVKCPKCGIVPEKKENLPITLPEDVKITGEGNPLELHPTWKYTKCPKCGSDAIRETDTLDTFVESSWYFLRYTTPRKYWEDYPFRKEDVDYWMSVDQYIGGIEHAILHLLYSRFFTKVLRDLGYIKIDEPFERLLTQGMVLKDGAKMSKSKGNVVDPDEIIEKFGADTARLFILFAAPPSKELEWNDSAVEGAYRFIKRFYDKSQNVKKASNIAKIDHKSLKKEEKLARKKVYEALKKSYEVYERSFSFNTLIAASMEAMNALNDQKNEDVWCEGYWILTNILEPIIPHVCWEIADRLFDRKNFKKIDILEEVFEEESITLAVTINGKRRCEIEVAKDASKEEILKVAKEAAKKWIENKEIIKEIVVPNRLVNLVVKG, from the coding sequence ATGCAATACAATCCAAAAGAGATTGAGAAAAAGTGGCAAAAATTTTGGATAGAAAATAGATATAGTGAACCTGAAGAAGATTATAATAAAGATAAAAGATATATTTTAAGTATGTTTCCATATCCAAGTGGAAGAATCCATATGGGACATGTAAGAAATTATGCAATTGGTGATGCGATAGCAAGATATTATAGAAAAATGGATAAAAATGTTTTGCATCCAATAGGATGGGATGCTTTTGGTATGCCTGCTGAAAATGCTGCAATTAAGATGGGAGTTCATCCAAAAAAATGGACATATGAAAATATTGATTATATGAGAGGCGAGCTTGATTCATTAGGTCTTAGTTTTTCTAAAAATAGAGAATTTGCTACATGTGATGAGCTTTATACAAAATGGGAGCAAAATTTTATCATTGATATGTGGGAAAAGGGACTTTTATATAAAAAGGCTGCGATGGTTAACTGGTGCCCACATGATAAAACGGTACTTGCAAATGAGCAGGTTATTGAGGGAAAATGCTGGAGATGTGATACAGAAGTTGTTCAAAAAGAGATGGATCAATATTTTTTAAAAATTACAGATTATGCTGGGGAGCTTTTGGATGATCTAAAAAAGCTTGAAGGTAAATGGCCAAGTCAAGTAATTGCAATGCAAAGAAACTGGATTGGCAGAAGTGAAGGGTTAGAATTTGATTTTTATTTTGATGAACAAAGTAAAAATATATTAAATAATCATTTTGAAAAATTTAAAGTTTTTACTACAAGACCTGATACAATTTATGGCGTATCTTATACTGCTTTAGCACCAGAGCATGAAATAGTAAAATATTTAATAGAGAACAATCTTTTACCAAAAGAGGATATTCAAAAAATTAAAAAGATGCAAAATACTCCTCCAAGAGAGAGAGCTCAAGCTGAAAAAGAAGGTATTTTTTTAAATCTATATGTAATTCATCCATTAACAAAAGAAAAGGTACCTGTTTGGGTGGCAAATTTTGTTTTAACTGAATATGGAAGCGGTGCAGTTATGGCAGTGCCTGCACATGATGAGAGAGATTTTGAGTTTGCAAAAAAATATAATCTGCCTATAAAATATGTAATAAAACCAAAAAATGGTGAAATTGACAAAACAAAAGCTTATACTGAAAGTGGCATTTTATTTGATAGTGGAGAGTTTAGCTCACTTGACTCTGAAACTGCAAAAAAGAAAATAATAGAGTATTTTGAGAAAAATGGACTTGGAAGAAAAACTATAAATTTTAAACTAAAAGATTGGCTTGTTAGCCGCCAAAGATATTGGGGAACCCCGATTCCTTTAGTAAAATGTCCAAAATGTGGAATAGTTCCTGAAAAAAAAGAAAATCTACCTATAACTTTACCAGAAGATGTAAAGATTACAGGTGAAGGAAATCCTTTAGAGCTTCATCCAACATGGAAATATACAAAATGTCCAAAATGTGGCAGTGATGCTATAAGAGAGACTGATACTCTTGATACATTTGTAGAATCAAGCTGGTATTTTTTAAGATATACTACACCAAGAAAATATTGGGAAGATTATCCTTTTAGAAAAGAAGATGTTGATTATTGGATGAGTGTTGATCAATATATTGGCGGTATTGAGCATGCAATATTGCACCTATTATATTCAAGATTTTTTACAAAAGTTTTGAGAGATTTGGGATATATAAAAATTGATGAGCCTTTTGAGAGACTTTTAACTCAGGGTATGGTTTTAAAAGATGGTGCGAAAATGAGTAAATCAAAAGGAAATGTAGTGGATCCTGATGAGATTATAGAAAAGTTTGGAGCTGATACTGCAAGACTTTTTATCCTTTTTGCTGCTCCTCCTTCAAAAGAGCTTGAATGGAATGATAGTGCGGTTGAAGGTGCTTATAGATTTATAAAAAGATTTTATGATAAAAGCCAAAATGTAAAGAAAGCTTCAAATATTGCTAAAATTGATCATAAATCTTTAAAAAAAGAGGAGAAATTAGCAAGAAAAAAGGTGTATGAAGCTCTAAAAAAATCTTATGAGGTATATGAAAGAAGCTTTAGTTTCAATACATTAATTGCAGCTTCAATGGAAGCAATGAATGCTTTAAATGATCAAAAAAATGAAGATGTTTGGTGTGAAGGATATTGGATACTCACAAATATATTAGAGCCAATTATTCCTCATGTATGCTGGGAGATTGCAGATAGACTTTTTGATAGAAAAAATTTTAAAAAAATTGATATTTTAGAAGAGGTTTTTGAAGAAGAGAGCATTACTTTAGCCGTTACTATAAATGGAAAAAGAAGATGTGAAATTGAAGTTGCTAAAGATGCAAGCAAAGAAGAGATTTTAAAAGTTGCAAAAGAGGCAGCTAAAAAATGGATAGAAAATAAAGAGATTATAAAAGAGATAGTTGTGCCAAATAGACTTGTTAATTTAGTTGTGAAAGGGTGA
- the lptE gene encoding LPS assembly lipoprotein LptE, translating to MFKKFLPFFFLILTILMLSGCGYKPTSIYAKKVLGQKIYTDVKVYLRDPENAVLIKDAINEAVISRFKGSLAPKRYADSEIYISLKSVSFTPLQYDKNGYVIYYRAVTTLNIVYKNKKESRSIDVSGNYDFPIEPNSVISDTKRFEAIRESSKKALDKFISQISIIGLRNRS from the coding sequence ATGTTTAAAAAATTTCTCCCTTTCTTTTTTTTAATATTAACTATTTTAATGTTAAGTGGATGTGGATATAAACCAACATCTATTTATGCGAAAAAGGTTTTAGGACAAAAAATTTATACTGATGTAAAGGTATATTTAAGAGACCCAGAAAATGCTGTTTTAATAAAAGATGCAATAAATGAAGCAGTTATTAGTAGATTTAAAGGTTCATTAGCCCCAAAAAGATATGCTGATAGCGAAATCTATATAAGTTTAAAAAGTGTTAGCTTTACACCTTTGCAGTATGATAAAAATGGCTATGTTATCTATTATAGAGCAGTTACCACTTTAAATATTGTTTACAAAAATAAAAAAGAGAGCAGGTCCATTGATGTAAGTGGAAATTATGATTTTCCTATTGAGCCAAACAGCGTAATCTCTGATACAAAAAGATTTGAAGCTATAAGAGAGAGCTCAAAAAAAGCGCTTGATAAATTTATCTCCCAAATATCTATCATAGGATTAAGGAATAGAAGCTGA
- a CDS encoding bifunctional folylpolyglutamate synthase/dihydrofolate synthase has product MPKAYKAIKDNLKLPKIIHIIGTNGKGSTGRFLAYILFKSGKSVGHYTSPHILKFNERVWINGKDIDDESLEKAHQKLLKILPKKFQKSLSYFEYTTLLAMVAFENVEYAILEAGLGGEFDATNVFDKELSLITLIDFDHQSFLGENIKDIASTKIRSIQKEAILGYQKYDEVKEVAKKIAENKNAKLYEIEEILTSDEIFAIKRFVKEKGLPSFFVDNFSLAATGAKKLSIELDLQKVKDIKIFGRMQKIAKNITIDVGHNKAAAKAIEKELKEKVVLVYNSYEDKDYEEILKILKPKIKKVEIIDIKDDRIVKKEILIDALKKLNIKYQDFKNIKKDENYLIFGSFKVIETFLKLRSRTSNKKE; this is encoded by the coding sequence ATGCCAAAGGCATATAAGGCTATAAAAGATAATCTTAAACTACCAAAAATTATACATATTATTGGAACAAATGGCAAAGGAAGTACTGGAAGATTTCTTGCTTATATACTTTTTAAATCTGGCAAATCTGTAGGTCATTATACATCTCCTCATATTTTAAAATTTAATGAAAGAGTATGGATAAATGGAAAAGATATTGATGATGAAAGTTTAGAAAAGGCTCATCAAAAGCTTCTTAAAATTTTGCCAAAAAAGTTTCAAAAGAGTCTTAGCTATTTTGAATATACAACTCTTTTAGCAATGGTTGCTTTTGAAAATGTTGAGTATGCTATTTTAGAAGCGGGACTTGGTGGAGAGTTTGATGCAACAAATGTTTTTGATAAAGAGCTTAGCTTAATAACATTAATTGATTTTGACCATCAGTCATTTTTGGGAGAAAATATAAAAGATATTGCCTCAACAAAAATAAGAAGTATCCAAAAAGAGGCAATTTTGGGATATCAAAAATATGATGAAGTAAAAGAGGTTGCTAAAAAAATAGCAGAGAATAAAAATGCAAAATTGTATGAGATAGAAGAGATATTGACGAGTGACGAGATTTTTGCTATAAAGCGCTTTGTAAAAGAAAAAGGTTTGCCTTCATTTTTTGTAGATAACTTTTCTTTAGCTGCTACTGGGGCTAAAAAGCTCTCTATTGAGCTTGATTTGCAAAAAGTAAAAGATATTAAGATTTTTGGGCGGATGCAAAAAATAGCTAAAAATATAACTATTGATGTTGGACATAACAAGGCAGCGGCAAAAGCAATAGAAAAAGAGTTAAAAGAGAAAGTGGTTTTAGTCTATAATAGTTATGAAGACAAAGATTATGAAGAGATTTTAAAAATATTAAAACCAAAAATAAAAAAAGTCGAAATCATTGATATCAAAGATGATAGGATTGTAAAAAAAGAGATTTTAATAGATGCTTTGAAAAAGTTAAATATTAAATATCAAGATTTTAAAAATATTAAAAAAGATGAAAACTACTTAATTTTTGGCTCATTTAAAGTAATCGAAACATTTCTAAAACTTCGAAGTCGGACTTCGAACAAAAAGGAGTAA